One genomic region from Ptychodera flava strain L36383 chromosome 14, AS_Pfla_20210202, whole genome shotgun sequence encodes:
- the LOC139149850 gene encoding probable E3 ubiquitin-protein ligase MID2, with translation MASPNAENALDEAALQRELSCPLCYELFSVPIILKCNHTFCKKCLEVDFKKRIEGADKSKGDGDSPPKMTCPTCEKEVTVESKCFNGFPKDYLLVRIIENYKASCSRDGKKVKHKEEVVWCSVCEKEPRKAVKTCTVCKLSYCDKCLTVFHPNNRGGFASHQMVTATNDPVPGLISCPMHEGEQLKLFCSSCRTPICYLCDRFGGHQSHSVAELKTVSQQEKEFLMTGAQGLAEKNQALHDFTKQLEEIIEKIEDGGKDMEAKVKKEFAELHKAVDAAEKRAFKEILINTAAKVCPLRDQKKACLKLLDENSGTVQLIRQAAEIQDIEPFLLRTAYLRDRLSTGSNKYGPNCQNPVKNESSDPMNLNTRTITSNLDTFNLGYLTALQFNFNSDTAHPNLLIDQEHWKTVELIAVPLATVTLSCRISGAFEGPCFAVLGSTYFNYSYGRLFWECSVLEKENLEDVDANYTISMATHAYRHQRLESQSSYPICSMSLTKRNKKYKYAYSYDGNITKIIEKKKASLV, from the exons ATGGCATCGCCAAACGCTGAGAACGCGTTGGACGAAGCAGCTTTGCAGAGAGAGCTGTCGTGTCCTCTCTGCTACGAGCTGTTCAGTGTTCCTATTATCCTGAAGTGTAACCACACCTTTTGCAAAAAATGCCTGGAAGTCGACTTCAAAAAGCGCATCGAAGGCGCAGACAAGTCGAAAGGCGACGGCGACTCTCCGCCAAAGATGACATGCCCTACATGCGAAAAAGAGGTCACTGTAGAATCCAAATGCTTCAATGGATTTCCTAAAGACTATCTGCTGGTCAGAATAATCGAGAACTACAAGGCGTCGTGTTCTCGGGATGGCAAAAAGGTGAAGCACAAGGAAGAAGTGGTTTGGTGCAGCGTCTGTGAGAAAGAGCCCCGCAAGGCCGTGAAGACTTGCACCGTATGCAAGCTCTCCTACTGCGACAAGTGCCTCACGGTGTTCCATCCGAACAACCGCGGCGGATTTGCCTCACACCAGATGGTGACCGCTACCAACGACCCTGTACCCGGTCTGATTAGTTGCCCGATGCACGAAGGCGAACAGCTTAAACTGTTCTGCTCTTCGTGTCGTACACCAATCTGCTATTTGTGCGATAGATTTGGCGGTCATCAGAGCCACAGCGTTGCCGAACTAAAGACCGTTTCTCAGCAAGAAAAG GAGTTTCTTATGACTGGAGCACAAGGCCTCGCCGAAAAGAACCAAGCGCTTCACGACTTCACCAAACAGCTGGAAGAAATCATTGAAAAAATCGAG GACGGTGGGAAAGACATGGAAGCCAAGGTGAAAAAGGAATTCGCCGAACTGCATAAAGCCGTCGACGCGGCAGAAAAGAGGGCTTTTAAGGAGATTTTGATCAACACTGCGGCGAAAGTGTGTCCACTACGGGATCAAAAAAAGGCATGTCTGAAACTTTTGGATGAAAACAGTGGGACAGTACAACTTATACGCCAGGCTGCGGAAATTCAAGACATCGAGCCCTTTCTCTTG AGAACGGCATATCTACGGGACAG ATTATCGACCGGGTCGAACAAGTACGGCCCTAACTGTCAAAATCCCGTGAAGAACGAATCATCTGATCCGATGAATCTAAATACACGCACTATCACGAGTAATCTTGATACATTCAACCTAGGATACTTGACAG CTTTGCAATTCAACTTCAATAGCGACACCGCCCATCCAAACTTGCTCATCGACCAAGAGCATTGGAAAACGGTCGAACTGATTGCAGTGCCCCTTGCAACGGTAACATTAAGTTGTAGGATATCCGGGGCCTTCGAAGGACCCTGCTTTGCTGTTCTTGGATCCACCTATTTCAACTATTCCTATGGTAGACTGTTTTGGGAATGCAGCGTATTGGAGAAGGAAAACCTTGAGGATGTTGATGCTAATTATACCATTAGCATGGCAACTCACGCC